The Streptomyces sp. NBC_00224 genome contains the following window.
CACTCGCCGTACGGCGTCGGCGACGAACGTGCGCGCGTGCTCCACCCAGGAGGTCGAGTAGGAGGAGAAGTACGCGTACTGCGTGAACGTCTCCTCCGGCGTGATCAGCGGAGGTATCTGAGCGAGCCAGCAGTCGGTGCAGACCCGCAGGTGCAGCGGGTACGCCGGTTCCGGTTGGTCCAGTTGGTCCGCGGCGAGGAAGCTCTCGCACGGCGGGGTCGCTCCGAGATCGACGACGCTTGCCAGCGCCGCCGAGCCACAGAGTCGGCATCTTGTCATGTGGTGCCCCCATCCCCCCTGCTCGCGCGGGTGACCCGTCGCGAGCCAGTGTTTTCGTCCCCTACCGGCGGCGGGCTGTCCCCGTCGCCGGACCGACCCGCGATCGCGGTGCGGTATTCATCCACCAGGCGCTCCAGCCCGACGGCCGGGCTGAAGCCCTGCTCGTAACGGCGCCGGGCCGCCTGGCCCATCTCCCGGTTGCGGGCCGTCTCGGCCGTGATCCGGCGCAGGCAGTCCGCGAGCGAGGCGGGCTCGCCCGGCTGGTGCAGCAGCCCGGTCACCCCGTCCTCGACGAGTTCGACGAAGGCGCCGTGACCGGCGGCGACGGCCGGGACCCCCGCCGCCATCGCCTCCGCTACCACCAGGCCGAACGTCTCCAGGGAGATCGAGGGAGCCACCACGGCGACCGACCGCGCGACGGCCTGCCGGCACTGATCCGGGTCGTACAGGCCGACGTACCGCACGTCGTCCCGGCCCTGTGCCCAGGCGGTCACGTCCCGCTCCAGTGGCCCCGCGCCGGCGAGCACGAGCGGCACGCCCACACCGCCGTCCGCGGCGATCTCGTCCCACGCGGCCATGAGCAGCCGCACGCCCTTGGCCTCCGCGAGCCGGCCGAGGAAGAGCAGATGCTCGCCGTCGCCCGCTCGGCGCGCGCCCGGCTCGGGCACGAAGTTGTGCTTCACCGCAAGGCGCGAGGCAGGCATGCCGGACCGCACCAGGATGTCGCGCTGCGCCGCGGAGATGCAGAAGAACCGCTCCACGCCGGACCACCACCGCCGCCGGTTGACCAACAGGCTGACCGCGAGCGGGACCGTCGCCAGCCGGGAGTTGCGGTAGCAGCCGTGCCGGACGGCGGGCAGCGGCGCCAGCGCCCCGACGCACTCGGTGCACGACCGGCCGTCGCGGTGCAGCGTGCCGGGCGGGCAGACCTGGGTGTAGTTGTGCAGCGTGGCGACGACGGGCACGTCGGCGTCGGCACAGGCGGCCAGCACCGCCGGCGACAGGAGCGGGAAGACGTTGTGGACGTGCACCACGTCAGGCCGTTCGCTGCGGAGCCGGGCGGCGAGCTCAGCGCGGACCGCCGGGTTCCACGGCACGAGGAGCGGCACCGCGGCCTTGGCCAGCAGGGACCGGGCGGCGATGTCGTCGCTGCGCCGCTCGAAGACATCGACTCGGTGGCCGGCCGCGCGCAGCAGCCCCACCTCCTCGTCGACGACCCTGTTCTCCCCGCTCGGCTGCGCCGAGGAGTAGCGGTTGTGCACCACGAGTACGTGCATGGTCAGGTCACCTCCCGGTTGCGGGCTCGGCGTGGGATACCCCGTCGGGCGACTGCGGGCGGCGCCAGGGGAGTGGCCTCGGCAGGTGCCGCGAGCAGCGAGGCGGCCAGGGCCAGATGCAGCAGATACGGCGAGGCGTCGCCAAGACCGGCCTCGGTGTACGACGAGATCGCGACGTAGCTGATCAGGAAGATCGCGCAGGCCCTCTGCAGCGACGGCGGGCGCAGCAGCGCGACGCCGCCAAGGACGATGATGATCGCCGCCACGAGGACGACGCCGATCAGACCCTGCTCGTTGTAGACGGCCAGCCAGCTGTTGTCGATCGGCAGGCCGCCGAACGACTTGTCGCCCAGGCCCACGCCGAACACCTTCTCCGGGACGGAACGGGGCTCTGCCAGCAGGGCGTCCCAGACCTTGGCCCGGCCGGTGAGGTTGGAGAAGCTCTCCTTGTCCTGTCCGCGCATGAACCACGTCTGCAGCGCGGAGGCGAACACCACGCCGGCCACCGTGGCGCACAGCACCGACCAGGTGAAGAACCGGCGGGCGGCGGCGCTGGTCAGGATGAGCGAGCTGATCGCCAATACCAACCCGATGAGCAGGCCGATCGTGGCCGTCCGGGTATGGGTCATCGCGAGCAGGACGAACGTCGGCACGATGATCACCGCCGCGCTCGCCCCGGTGGTCCGGCGGCCCAGCAGGAGCAGCACGGTGAGCCCGATGATCACTGCGGAGTACTGTCCGATCTGCGGCGGGGTGAGCGGCCACAGCGCGCCGACCAGCCGACCGCCGTAGTACTCGGGCATGGCGGTGCCCGGTGAGATGACCAGGCCCGCGGCCACCGACCCGAGCACCGCGAAGTACATCCGGATGTGGTAGCGGACGAACGTCAGGCTCCCGTCCCACCAGCGGCTGAGCAGCCACAGCGTGCCGACGAAGAGAGTCAGCCGGAAGCAGCGGAACAGCGCACCGAGTCCGACCTCCAGATGCATGCTGGAGATCACGCTCGGCACCAGCAGCAGGGTGAGCAGGAACACAAAGGCGCTGGGTCGGATGCGCAGCCGGAGATTGAGCGCGAGCGCCAGCGCGAACGCGGCGACCAGCGCGCCCATGGTGGCCATCTGGATCAGGGAGCGGGGCAGCGTGACGATGGTCTTCCCGGCGGAGCCGAGCGTGTTGAGGCCCAGCAGCGCCCAGACGATCCATACCGCCTTCGGCGTGCCGGCGGAGGGCGGTTCGGTACCGGTCCGCGTGCCCGTCGTGTCCGGTCCGCCCGGCAGCCCGCCGCGTATGGATGCCCCGCCCATCTCAACCACCGGCCTGTGAGCCGAAGGTGCTGCCGGAGTCCTGCCGGTACGGCGGGCCCTGCCACTGCACGGAGTCGAGTTTGCGGTCCGCGTCGTCGACGACGAAGGTCCACGGTCCGCGGTAGACGTTATCGTGCCAGCGGTTCTGCTGTTTGAGGATGAGCGCGTCGGCCACCCGCTTGCCCTTGTACGGCGACCAATCCGGATAGGTGCCGTAGTTGGACAGCACCGCCATGAGGCCGCACGCCACCGTGCACTTGACGACGGACGTGTCCAGGACGAAGCGGTTGCCGTGGATGTCCACCCGCTGGGTCTTCCAGCGGCAGTCGGCGTAGAGCGGTGCGGTGGCGATCGACGGCTGGGCGCAGCGGCGGGTGTCCTTCACCAGCAAGGTGCAGTAGCCGGTCGAGGTGTTGGCCGGGCTGTTGCAGAACCGGTTGGCGTTCTCCCACAGGGTGATCCCGGACCAGTTGTTCTCCAGCACGTTCCGGTAGATCTCGATCTTGTCCGTGCGGGCCGGGACCCGTGGTTCGCCGCCCGCCTCCGACACGTAGACGGTCGCGTACGGGAAGGTGTCGCCGTCGGCGGCGTGCTTGCGGCCCTCGACCCAGTTGTTCCGCCGGATCGTGTTGTTCCGGATGACCGCGTTATAGCTGGTCTCGTACATCAGCGCGGCACCGTCGTTGGCCTCCAGCACGTTGTCCTCGATGCGGAAGTCGTTGTTGTTGTTGTCCGCCCACAACCCGGCTCCGCGGTTGTCGTGCACCCAGTTGCCACGGATGTCGGCGCCGTTGACGGCCCAGAACTTGATGCCGCCGGTGCAGCCGCAGCCCGGCTGCTGCTTCTCCCAGTCGTCGGTGTTGTTGCCCACGATCTCGCTGCCCTCGACGACCAGGCCTTTGATGGAGTCGCCGGTCTTGTACGCGTTCATTCCGTACTGTCCGTTGCCGCGCAGGCAGCTGGCGCGGACCTGCTGGCGAGCACCGCCCATCAGCCCGGCGCCGGAGTTGTACTGGATCGTGGTGTGCTCGATCTTCCACCCGTCGGCCATGTCGTGGTTGACCACGCCCTCGTCGTGCGGCGCGACGAAACCCTGCACGGTCAGATAGCGGATGGTGACATTGGGGTCGGTACCGCTGAACGCGTAGTTGTTGGTCTTCCGGCCGTCGAACACCGCGCCCGGCGCGCCGAGGTAGGTGTTCCCCTCCTTGGCCATGACCTGGGCGTAGCGCTCCGGTTGAAGCCTGTGCGTGCCCGGTCGAAGCCAGAAGGTGGTGCCCGGGGGGCTGCTCTTGGTCTTCGCGGCCAGGTCACCGACCACCGCGGGGTCGACCGGCACCGCGCCCGCCGGCGCCTGCGACGGCCCGGCCGCGGGGTTGTCGCACACCCGGGCCACGGTCGTGGCGGACGCCCCGGACGCGGCGGGCGTACCGGTCGGCTTCGCCGGGGCGTCCGAGGTGCTCGTACAGCCCGCCGCCAGCAGGACGAGCACCAGCGGTGCCGTCGGAATCGCCCAGTGCCCCCTCTTGATCACCACGCGTCCCCCTAGCCGCGGAACCTGAGCACGGTGGTGAACCCCTGCGCGCCGTCGGCGAAGCCGGTGCCGACCAGCGTGGTGGTGGGTTCCTTGCGCCCGAAGCCCACGGAGTACCAGCCCAGCGGAGGGTTGGTCTCGCCGCGGTGTGCCCGCCAGGTCAGCTGCCCGGGCAGGTCGAGTTCCGCGGAGCGGTCCTCGCCGTCCCGCGTCCAGGTGAGCACGGCCCGGTTCTCCACCAGGTCCGCGGCGATCGCCGGGCCGAGGTGAAACGCCAGGCGCACGGCCCGGCGCGGGCCGCGCACTTCGTCGACGACCGTCAACTCCTGCTCTGCGGACTTCAGTTCCACCCGGCGGCGGTGCACGGACGGCTGGTAACCGTCGTGCTCGGCACACCACCGGGCCACACCCGCGTCGGAGGTGTCCGCGACCAGGACGCGGCTGCGGGCCTGGCGGGTCCACAGGAACGGGCCACCGGAGACGGACTGGTCGCCGCCGTCCAATTGCAGGGTGTTGTGGCCGAGGGTGGAGCGGAAGTACTGCCGCCACTCGGGCTGCCCGTGGTAGCAGAACGTCCCCGGGTCGGCGAGCACGTCGACCCCGTCGTGGCGGACCTCCACGGACAGTGCGTCCGCGTGGGCATGCGCGGCGATGGACAGGAAGCCGTGCGGACCACCGTCGCAGCGGCACCAGATCTCCGCCGGACCGCGCAGAATGGTCATGCCCGCGTCGGCGAAGTGGTCCGGTCGGTCTGCCGGGCGTGTGGTTCCGCTTTTCGCGTACGGCCGGATGAGCGCGGCAAGGAGCGGGGTGCGCACATCGGTGCCGGTCACCGTCGGCCACCAGGCGAGTCGGCCGAAGACGGCGTCCCCGGTGGCAAGGAGCGAGGCCCAGCGGTCGGTGCCCGCGCCGTCCAGGACCAGACCGTGGCCGTCGTCCGCGTCCCCCTGGCGCGGCGGCCGCAACCGGTTGTCCACGATGGCCGCGAGCGCGTCGGTCATCCGCAGCAGCACCAGCCGGACGGACGCGGGGACCGGCACGCCGGCCGCGTCCGCCTCGGCCACCGCGGCCAGGCCGAGCTCCAGCACCAGCCCGTGGTACTCGGTGGCCAGCTCGCGGTTGAGGCCGGAGGCGAAGGTGTTGCCACGAAGGTGTCGCTCCAGCGACCGCAGCGCGCCGAATCGCCAACGCGCCGAGGAGGGGAACCACCCGAACGCGCAGGCCGCCGCGAACTGCCCGGCGGCCTCGGCGATGACGTGGTTGTTCGCCGAAGACCCCCGGCTGGGGAAGGCGGCCAGCCAGCGCTGGTGGTGCCAGATCTGGTTCCGCGCCACCGGGTTGTCCTCGAACAGCCCGGCCGCGCCCGGCCAGCCGTCGAGCAGCCGGCGGATCCACACCCAGGACAGCAGCCGGATGCCCAGCTCGATGCCGCTGACCCAGTGCACGCCGCGCAGCGGCGGGTTGGCCGCCCACCACGAGCGCAGGTGCTCGGCCACGCGCTCGGCGTACCGCTCGTCCCCGGTGAGCGCGTAGGCGGCGGCGAGCACGGTGAGGTACTGATGCCGGGACAGCTCCCAGATCTGCTTGACGTCCCCGGCCGCGTCCTCGTCGCGGTACGGCACGTCGAAGGCATACCCGGACGGAGCCCGGCGCCCGGTCTTCGGGTCGTACCACCAGTCCGGGGCGGCCAGGTCGTCGCGGGCCACCCCGAAGTACTCGGCGTGCCCTTCCATCAGCCGGTCCGCCTCGGCGATGAGGCGTTTGGCGGCGTCCGGCGGCACTGCGGCGATCGCCTGGGCGGGCAGTACGGCGGTGAACCGGGCGCCGGTCACGCTCGGGCAGTTCGGCCGCGCCGACCGCCACCGCCGCCTGCGCACCGCGTCGCCCACCCGGCCGCCGACCTCGCGCGGTCCCATCCGGGACAGCCGCCGCAGGTACCAGCCCGCGCTCATGCTCATCGAGCCCTCGCCAACGTCACCGGCGCGCCGGTGACCAGACCGGCCTGCACGGCCAGGGTGGCCGCGGTGGTGGCGACCAGCGACTCCAGCGGCACCGGCATCGGCCCGCCCGTCCGTACGGCCTTGATGAACGAGGCCAGTTCGGCGTTCTGGCCCTTGTCGCGGGCCTTGGGCAGCCGCGAACTGACCCACCGCTTGCTGCCGTACACCGAAGCACGGACGAAGTCGTCGAGCCGCAGCACCTTGCCGTCCGCGACGAGGTCCAGCGTCTCCTTGGGGAAGCCGGGCGCGCCGGTGGTGACGTAGCTGATGGTGGCGGTGGACCCGTCCGGGTAGCGCAGCACAGCCTGAATGTCACCGCTGCCCTCGTTGCCGGACGAGGCGACCGCGTACACCGATACCGGGTCGGCATCCAGCAGCCAGCCGGCCGTGTCGATGAAGTGTCCGCCCTCGCCGGCGAACCGCGAGCCCTCGGTGCCCTGTTGGAGGTACCAGCTGCCGTGCTGCAGCCGGCCCGCGTTGACCAGGTAGCGCAGGCTCGCCGGACCGCTCCGGGCGCCGAACCGGTTCCTGGCCTCTTGCAGCAGCGGTGCGAACCGGCGGTTGAAGCCCACCTGCAGCCGGTCGTTGCCGGACTCCTCCACCGCCGCGATCACGTCGGCCAGCTCGTCCTCGGTGAGGGCCAGCGGCTTCTCCACGAACACCGTCTTGCCGGCCAGCAGTGCCCTTCGGGTCAGTTCGGCGTGCGAGCTGTGCCGGGTGACGACGAACACCGCGTCGATGGACTTGTCGCCGAGCACGGCGTCGAGATCGGTGGTCGCCTCGGCGAAGCCGAACTTCCGCTTGGCGTTGGCCGCGGACAGCGCCGTCGTGGTGACGACCGTGGACAACTCGACGCCGTCGCGCCCGGTGAGGTGCGGCAGCAGCATCGACGTCGCGTAGTTGCCCGCGCCGACGAACGCCAGCCGCACAGGCCCCTTGGTGGAGCGGGCCGGGGTGGACACTCCGCCGCTTGCTCGCGTCACCGCGGGCACGGCCACCACCGGGGCCTCCGCTTCCGCTGTGTGTTCATCGGGGCCGGGGTACCGGAACAGCACGGCCACGGCCTTCAGGTCGCCGTCCTTGAGGCGCTGGTACGTCTCGACGGCGTCATCGAAGTCGGCTACGTGGGAGACCAAGGGCTCCACGTCGACGCGGCGGCGGGCGAGGAGATCGAGGAAGCACGCCAGGTTGCGGCGCTCGGTCCAGCGCACGTAACCGATCGGGTAGTCCCGCCCCTCCAGCTCGTACTCCGGGTCGTAGCGCCCGGGGCCGTAACTGCGGGAGAACCGGACGTCGAGCTCCTTCTCGTAGTACGCGTTCCACGGCAGGTCCAGGCGGCACTTGCCGATGTCGACGACCCGGCCGCGGTCCCGGCAGAGCCGGGCGGCCAGCTCGACGGGCTGGTTGGTGCCGCCGCCGGCGGCCAGGTACACCTGGTCCACGCCGTGACCGCCGGTGAGGTCGGCGACGGAAGCTTCCACGGCCGCGGACGCGGGATCGCCGCAGGCCGCGGCCCCCACGCGCTCGGCGAGCTCGCAGCGCACGGGGTCGGGGTCGACCCCGACGACGCGGACCCCCGAGGCGACAAGGAGCTGCACCACCAGCTGCCCGATCAGCCCGAGGCCGATGACCAGCGCCACGTCGCCGAGTTGTGGCTCGCCGCGGCGGACGCCCTGCATCGCGATCGACCCGACGGTGCCGAAGGCCGCGTGCCGCGGCGCGAGGCCGTCCGGCACCCGGGCGTAGAGGTTCTTCGGCACCCAGTTCAGCTCGGCGTGCAACGCGTGCTCATTGCCGGCGCAGGCCACGAGGTCGCCGACCTTCACATCGTCGATCCCGGCGCCGACCTGCTCGACCACCCCGCACAGCGAGTAGCCCAGCGGCGTGTAGGAGTCCAGCTTGCCCATCACCTTGCGGTAGGTGGCGGGCACCCCGCTGGTGGCGACGCTCTGCATGACCTTGGCCACCTGGTCCGGACGGGAGCGCGCCTTGCCCAGCATCGACATGCCGGCCTCGGACACCTTCATGAGCTCGGTCCCGGTGGATATCAGCGAGTAGGCGGTGCGGACCAGCACACCTCCCGGCTTGCACCCCGGCACCGGCACGTCGAGCACCGCCAACTCGCCACTCTTGTAGTTCTGAACAACCTGCTTCACTCGAACTCCTCTGAATTCCTAAGCCGTTAACCGAGTGCTCTGACCGGACCCAGAGGTCGCGTCGCGATACCAGTACTCAAGGGTCAGCACATGCCACAGATGCTTGGAGAAGTCCCGCTGCCCGGCGGCGTCCTCGGCGACCATCCGTGCCAGCGCGTCGCGGCGCAGGAACCCGGAGTTGACGAGCACGCCGTCGTTCACGACCTCGCGCACCAGCGGTGCCAGGTCCCGGCTCATCCAGGCGCGCAGCGGGGCGCTGAACAGGCCCTTGGGCCGGTACACGATCTCCCGGGGCAGGACCGAGGTGGCTGCCTCCTTGAGGACGGCCTTGCCCTGCCGTCCGACGATCTTGCGATCGCCGGGCACGGCGAACGCCGCCTTGACCACCTCGACGTCCACGTACGGCACCCGCACCTCGGTCGACGCGGCCATGCTGGAACGGTCCGTGTACGCGAGGTTCAGGCCCGGCAGGAACATCCGGGCGTCGCCCAGGCACATGCGGTTGACGAAGTCGTCGAGGTCGTTGTCCTGGTAGATGTCCGCGTGCTCGGTCAGCACGTCGTCGACCGTCCCGGCCAGGTCCGGGTTGACCAGGGCGAGCAGCTCGTCCTGGTCGTACATGGTGTAGCTGCGCCGGAACGCGGTCTCCTCCGGCAGGTCGGCGAAGGAGAGGAACCGCTTCGCGAAGCGCACCGACCGGTACCCGCGGCGGGAGGTGGCGACCGGCAGCCGGTCCACGGCCCTGGACAGGCCGCGCCGCAGGGGTCGCGGGATGCGCTGGTAGCGCAGCGCGAGCAGGTTGGCCAGGTGCTTGCGGTAACCGGCGAACAACTCGTCGGCGCCCATCCCCGAGAGCATCACCTTGACCCCGGCCTCCCGGGCCGCCTCGCAGATCAGGAACGTGTTGATCGCGGCGGGGTCGCCGATCGGCTCGTCGAGGTGGTACGTCATCTGCGGCAGCAGGTCGAGCACGTTCGGAGCGATCTCGATCTCGTGCAGGTCGACGCCGAACCGCTCGGCCACCTGCCGGGCATAGCGCAGGTCGTCCGGCATCGCCTCGAACTTGGCGTCCTCGGCGCGGAACCCGATCGTGTAGGCGGAGATCCCGGGTTGGTCGCGGGCCGCCAGCGCGGTCAGGTAGCTGGAGTCGAGACCGCCGGAGAGGAAGGTCGCCACGGGTACGTCGGAGAGCATGTGGCGCCGTGTCGACTCCTCGACGATGGCGGCCAGGTCCGGCTGCTCGCCGCTCCGGGCCCGATCCCGGCCCTCGGCCGCAATGTCGCGGAGGTTCCAGTACCGGCCGCGGTCCACCCGGCCGTCGGGCCGGACCCGGAGCCAGCTCCCCGGCGGCAGCTTCTCCGCCTCGCGGAACGCGCAGCGCGAGTCCGGCACCCAGTAGTACAGCAGCGAGGCCACCAGCGCCGCATGGTCCACCTGCAGCGACCCGCCGGTCACGGCGGCGAGCGCCTTGAGCTCGGAGGCGAACACCAGGCCCGCACCGCGCCGGAGCAGGAACAGCGGCTTGATGCCGAGCTGGTCGCGGGCGAGCACCAGGTCACCGGTGCGCTCGTCGAAGACCGCGAACGCGAACATGCCGCGCAGCCGGGGCAGGCAGTCGGTGCCCCAGCGCCGCCAGGCCTCAAGGAGCACCTCGGTGTCGGAGGTCCCGCGGAAGCGCACCCCGGCGGCTGCCAGCTCGGCACGCAGTTCGGGCGCGTTGTACAGCTCGCCGTTGTACGTCAGGGCGAGACCGTCCGAGACCATCGGCTGGGCGCCGGTCTCGGACAGGTCGATGATGGCCAGTCGGCGGTGCCCGAGGTGGACTTCGCCGTCACCGGCGGGATGGCTGTACCGGCCCGCCCCGTCCGGTCCGCGGTGGGCGAGGGTATCGGTGAGCCGGTCGGCCACGACCTTCCCGTCCGGCCACTGGTAAGTGCCTGCTATGCCACACATGTTCTAGTGCGCCTCCTGCCCGCTGTCCGGGACCCGTGTGGCCCACATCTGCAGTCGCTCCGTCCACCGTTGGCCTTCCCCCACTGCCTGAACGGCGTGGGAGGTACCCCCACCGTTCTGCCGGGACAGCCGCTCGTTGTGGCCGCGCAGCGCGGTGTGCAGCCCGTCCCACAGCGTGCCGTCGGTGCGGTCACGCGGATCGGGGTCGATCAGCACCACACCGATCACCGGAATGTTCAGGTCCGCGAGCTGCCGCGCCACGGTGTGCAGCCAGGCGGCGCTGCCGTGCCCGGCACGCACGATGAGCACGGTCTGGGTACCGAGGTACTGGAGGTCGGTCCACGCCGTGCCGGGCGCGACCGAGCCGACGCCGAACCGGCGCTGCGCGGGCGACACGTCCGCGGCGTCCTTGCCGCTGACCACGGTCGGGCCTCCTGGCTTGTGGCCGTGATTGGCCAGCTGCGGGCCGGGCAGACCGTCGATGATCATCACGGGCCCGTCCGGTGCCAGTGCCTCGGCGAGGTCCAGGGCGATCACGCTCGTGCTGCGCGCACAGCCCAGTTCCAGCAGCGACACCGGTTCCGCGGAGCCGCGCACGGTACGGGCCAGGCTCGTGGTGAGCCGTTCGCGCGCCGCCCGGGTCCGTCTGCGCTGCCACGGGCGGGCCGGTCGCAGGGCCGTGCGGCGCAGCTCAGCGATGACCGAGGCGCCCAGGTTCGCCGCGATGTCCCGGCGCAGCACGGGGCGGTCCGCGACCACGGCGGTGACCGCGGAGATCGCCAGCCCGAGGACGAGCCCGAGGACGAGTCCGATCGCGGCGTTGGTGGCGGCGGCCTTGGGCACGGAGTGCGGCACCGCGCGCGGGGCGTCCACGATCTGCGTCCCGGAGATGACCTTGGGCTTCCCGGTGCGTGCCTCCGCGGCGCGCTGGTCGAAGTCGGAGATGCGCGAGGTGAGTTCGGCCCGGCGGGCGAAGAGCGACTCGTTGTTCGCCGACGCCTTCGGGTCGCTTGTCGGGGGTCGGTTCCCGATCGACTTGTTGACCTGGGCGAGCTCGTCCTTCATACGGTCGCGCTGGTCGAGCAGGGCCTTGGCCTCGGCCTTCGCGGTCTCCTGCATCCGTTGCACGTGGTCCGCGATGAAGGCGTCGGCCAGCGCCTTGGCACGGGCCACCGCCTCTGTGTCGCTGGCGCCTGTCACCTGGATCTGCATCAGGTTGTTGGTCAGGCCGGTACCCCGGTAGTCCGCTATGAAGTCTTCCGGCTTCTCATGGGACTTGAGGGACTGCAGGGCCTTGGCGGCGATCCGCGTGGTCCCCAGCAGTTGGACGTCGGTGCGGATCAGTGTTCCGGAGTCGTTCGGCTGGTCCTCCTGATGCGCGATCAGCACCTTGGTCACCGCGGTCGGGGGCGGCACCGTCACGACCGACATCGCCGCGCCGATCAGCAGCCCGAGCAGCGCCAGGGTGGACCAGAGGCGACGGCGCCTGCGCACCGCCACCACCAGCGGCTGCAGGTCGATGAGCGGAGCGGCGGCCGACGGCTCCGAAGTCTTGCTGGTCGTCACGCAGAACCCCCCGAAGAATGGCCGTGCACCGCGGGCTCCGGAGCGGCGTCGTCCGGAGCATGAGCGGCGGTGCGCGTCGTACGGGCCCGGACGGTGACGGCGACGACGGCGCCGACTATCTCGTGTCCCGCGTCCGCACACGCCTCGGCGATGCCGGCGAGCTCCTCCGCGGTCCAGCTGCCCGCGCTGAGCACGACCAGGGCACCGGACTCGGTGTCGCGGTCCGGCACCAGGGGCTGCGACACCGCGACTCCCACCACCCGCAGCTTGGGGTATCCCCTGCTCGGAGAGCTTGGGGAAGGACCGTTCTCGGCCTCGGCGACGAGCTGCTCGGCGGCCAGACGGGCGGTTCCGTCGCCGTTCGGCACGACGACCAGCAGTGGCCGGGGGGCCGGCAGCTGGTCCCGGAGGCGGGCGCACACCCGCCGGTAGCGGGTCCGTCTGCTGTCCTCGTCGCCGGACATCTGCGGCATCGGTACGTCCCACCGGGTGTCGAGGCCGAGGAGCCGGCGGACCAGGGCCCGCGGGCTGCGCTCTTCCGGCCGGTGCGCGGGCCGTTCATCCGGTACGTCGA
Protein-coding sequences here:
- a CDS encoding O-antigen ligase family protein, whose translation is MGGASIRGGLPGGPDTTGTRTGTEPPSAGTPKAVWIVWALLGLNTLGSAGKTIVTLPRSLIQMATMGALVAAFALALALNLRLRIRPSAFVFLLTLLLVPSVISSMHLEVGLGALFRCFRLTLFVGTLWLLSRWWDGSLTFVRYHIRMYFAVLGSVAAGLVISPGTAMPEYYGGRLVGALWPLTPPQIGQYSAVIIGLTVLLLLGRRTTGASAAVIIVPTFVLLAMTHTRTATIGLLIGLVLAISSLILTSAAARRFFTWSVLCATVAGVVFASALQTWFMRGQDKESFSNLTGRAKVWDALLAEPRSVPEKVFGVGLGDKSFGGLPIDNSWLAVYNEQGLIGVVLVAAIIIVLGGVALLRPPSLQRACAIFLISYVAISSYTEAGLGDASPYLLHLALAASLLAAPAEATPLAPPAVARRGIPRRARNREVT
- a CDS encoding alginate lyase family protein, whose amino-acid sequence is MSMSAGWYLRRLSRMGPREVGGRVGDAVRRRRWRSARPNCPSVTGARFTAVLPAQAIAAVPPDAAKRLIAEADRLMEGHAEYFGVARDDLAAPDWWYDPKTGRRAPSGYAFDVPYRDEDAAGDVKQIWELSRHQYLTVLAAAYALTGDERYAERVAEHLRSWWAANPPLRGVHWVSGIELGIRLLSWVWIRRLLDGWPGAAGLFEDNPVARNQIWHHQRWLAAFPSRGSSANNHVIAEAAGQFAAACAFGWFPSSARWRFGALRSLERHLRGNTFASGLNRELATEYHGLVLELGLAAVAEADAAGVPVPASVRLVLLRMTDALAAIVDNRLRPPRQGDADDGHGLVLDGAGTDRWASLLATGDAVFGRLAWWPTVTGTDVRTPLLAALIRPYAKSGTTRPADRPDHFADAGMTILRGPAEIWCRCDGGPHGFLSIAAHAHADALSVEVRHDGVDVLADPGTFCYHGQPEWRQYFRSTLGHNTLQLDGGDQSVSGGPFLWTRQARSRVLVADTSDAGVARWCAEHDGYQPSVHRRRVELKSAEQELTVVDEVRGPRRAVRLAFHLGPAIAADLVENRAVLTWTRDGEDRSAELDLPGQLTWRAHRGETNPPLGWYSVGFGRKEPTTTLVGTGFADGAQGFTTVLRFRG
- a CDS encoding glycosyltransferase encodes the protein MHVLVVHNRYSSAQPSGENRVVDEEVGLLRAAGHRVDVFERRSDDIAARSLLAKAAVPLLVPWNPAVRAELAARLRSERPDVVHVHNVFPLLSPAVLAACADADVPVVATLHNYTQVCPPGTLHRDGRSCTECVGALAPLPAVRHGCYRNSRLATVPLAVSLLVNRRRWWSGVERFFCISAAQRDILVRSGMPASRLAVKHNFVPEPGARRAGDGEHLLFLGRLAEAKGVRLLMAAWDEIAADGGVGVPLVLAGAGPLERDVTAWAQGRDDVRYVGLYDPDQCRQAVARSVAVVAPSISLETFGLVVAEAMAAGVPAVAAGHGAFVELVEDGVTGLLHQPGEPASLADCLRRITAETARNREMGQAARRRYEQGFSPAVGLERLVDEYRTAIAGRSGDGDSPPPVGDENTGSRRVTRASRGDGGTT
- a CDS encoding right-handed parallel beta-helix repeat-containing protein; the encoded protein is MVIKRGHWAIPTAPLVLVLLAAGCTSTSDAPAKPTGTPAASGASATTVARVCDNPAAGPSQAPAGAVPVDPAVVGDLAAKTKSSPPGTTFWLRPGTHRLQPERYAQVMAKEGNTYLGAPGAVFDGRKTNNYAFSGTDPNVTIRYLTVQGFVAPHDEGVVNHDMADGWKIEHTTIQYNSGAGLMGGARQQVRASCLRGNGQYGMNAYKTGDSIKGLVVEGSEIVGNNTDDWEKQQPGCGCTGGIKFWAVNGADIRGNWVHDNRGAGLWADNNNNDFRIEDNVLEANDGAALMYETSYNAVIRNNTIRRNNWVEGRKHAADGDTFPYATVYVSEAGGEPRVPARTDKIEIYRNVLENNWSGITLWENANRFCNSPANTSTGYCTLLVKDTRRCAQPSIATAPLYADCRWKTQRVDIHGNRFVLDTSVVKCTVACGLMAVLSNYGTYPDWSPYKGKRVADALILKQQNRWHDNVYRGPWTFVVDDADRKLDSVQWQGPPYRQDSGSTFGSQAGG
- a CDS encoding bi-domain-containing oxidoreductase; translation: MKQVVQNYKSGELAVLDVPVPGCKPGGVLVRTAYSLISTGTELMKVSEAGMSMLGKARSRPDQVAKVMQSVATSGVPATYRKVMGKLDSYTPLGYSLCGVVEQVGAGIDDVKVGDLVACAGNEHALHAELNWVPKNLYARVPDGLAPRHAAFGTVGSIAMQGVRRGEPQLGDVALVIGLGLIGQLVVQLLVASGVRVVGVDPDPVRCELAERVGAAACGDPASAAVEASVADLTGGHGVDQVYLAAGGGTNQPVELAARLCRDRGRVVDIGKCRLDLPWNAYYEKELDVRFSRSYGPGRYDPEYELEGRDYPIGYVRWTERRNLACFLDLLARRRVDVEPLVSHVADFDDAVETYQRLKDGDLKAVAVLFRYPGPDEHTAEAEAPVVAVPAVTRASGGVSTPARSTKGPVRLAFVGAGNYATSMLLPHLTGRDGVELSTVVTTTALSAANAKRKFGFAEATTDLDAVLGDKSIDAVFVVTRHSSHAELTRRALLAGKTVFVEKPLALTEDELADVIAAVEESGNDRLQVGFNRRFAPLLQEARNRFGARSGPASLRYLVNAGRLQHGSWYLQQGTEGSRFAGEGGHFIDTAGWLLDADPVSVYAVASSGNEGSGDIQAVLRYPDGSTATISYVTTGAPGFPKETLDLVADGKVLRLDDFVRASVYGSKRWVSSRLPKARDKGQNAELASFIKAVRTGGPMPVPLESLVATTAATLAVQAGLVTGAPVTLARAR